One region of Dehalococcoidia bacterium genomic DNA includes:
- a CDS encoding fuculose phosphate aldolase, producing the protein MYLPEFQAAGRALADNGLVSGASGNLSIRLKDRLIITRHDSILSALTSDDLIETGIRTDDTATPLASWELPVHRAIYIGTSACAIVHAHPPCAVTLSLADKKLELQGKVAIVGMSNEIVAGVLAAEIARELKNCPLVMVKGHGSFAVGKTLAEAYRVTLKFEEECRRTCLERSLTVKQVNE; encoded by the coding sequence GTGTACCTGCCGGAGTTTCAGGCCGCGGGCCGGGCGCTGGCGGACAACGGCCTTGTCAGCGGCGCCAGCGGCAATCTGAGCATCCGCCTTAAAGACCGCCTTATTATTACCAGGCATGACAGCATCCTCTCAGCTTTGACCTCCGACGACCTTATCGAAACCGGCATCCGCACGGACGATACCGCCACACCGTTAGCGTCCTGGGAACTGCCCGTACACCGGGCTATCTATATCGGGACGTCTGCCTGCGCCATTGTTCATGCCCACCCGCCCTGCGCCGTCACGCTGTCGCTGGCTGATAAAAAGCTAGAATTGCAGGGTAAGGTTGCCATCGTCGGTATGAGTAATGAGATTGTTGCGGGCGTTCTGGCTGCAGAAATCGCAAGGGAACTTAAGAACTGTCCGCTGGTGATGGTAAAGGGGCACGGCAGCTTTGCCGTAGGGAAGACTCTAGCAGAAGCCTACAGGGTTACACTCAAGTTCGAGGAAGAGTGCAGGCGGACTTGCCTTGAGCGCTCTCTGACAGTTAAACAAGTTAACGAATAA